Proteins encoded by one window of Leopardus geoffroyi isolate Oge1 chromosome X, O.geoffroyi_Oge1_pat1.0, whole genome shotgun sequence:
- the MAGEB17 gene encoding LOW QUALITY PROTEIN: melanoma-associated antigen B17 (The sequence of the model RefSeq protein was modified relative to this genomic sequence to represent the inferred CDS: substituted 1 base at 1 genomic stop codon), which translates to MGLPVTLGPPFLGMVMPRGQKSKLRAREKRQKAXSESQGLAGAQATATVVESPSSPLPVSEGAPSRPPAAGSPQKSPRARSASGPAAAISGSSSDEGAKSQGEESPGLSHAPPFSESTLRGHLSKEAGLLVQFLLHKYKVKEPITKAEMLQIISEEHQEQFPEILRKTTERMELESGLDLKEVDPNGQSYAFVRKGDLPVEGRLSDGVGFPKNGLLMPLLSVIFMNDNRATEEEMWEFLNVLGVYAGRRHPLFGEPRKLITRDLVQEKYLEYRQVPNSDPPRYEFLWGPRAHAETSKMKVLEFLAKASDTVPSAFQAHYEEALRDEEERAQARAAATAAAGASSSSTSQP; encoded by the coding sequence ATGGGCCTTCCAGTGACACTTGGCCCGCCATTCCTAGGCATGGTCATGCCTCGAGGTCAGAAGAGTAAGCTCCGTGCCCGTGAGAAACGCCAAAAGGCCTGAAGTGAGAGCCAGGGTCTCGCGGGAGCTCAGGCCACTGCAACAGTGGTagagtctccctcctcccccttgccTGTTTCTGAGGGTGCTCCCTCGCGCCCCCCTGCAGCAGGTTCTCCCCAGAAGTCTCCCAGGGCCCGGTCCGCCAGCGGCCCTGCTGCAGCCATTTCGGGCTCCAGTTCTGATGAAGGTGCCAAGAGCCAAGGGGAGGAAAGCCCAGGTTTGTCCCACGCCCCGCCTTTCTCTGAAAGCACTCTCAGAGGTCATCTGAGCAAAGAGGCGGGCCTGTTGGTGCAATTTCTGCTGCACAAGTATAAAGTGAAAGAACCCATTACAAAGGCAGAAATGCTGCAGATTATCAGCGAAGAGCACCAGGAGCAATTCCCCGAGATCCTCCGGAAGACCACTGAGCGCATGGAGCTGGAGTCTGGCCTTGACCTGAAGGAGGTTGACCCCAACGGTCAGTCTTATGCGTTTGTTAGGAAAGGGGATCTTCCCGTCGAAGGGCGTCTGAGCGATGGCGTGGGCTTTCCCAAGAATGGGCTCCTGATGCCCCTCCTGAGTGTGATCTTCATGAATGACAACCGTGCCACCGAGGAGGAGATGTGGGAATTCCTGAATGTGTTGGGGGTCTATGCTGGGAGGAGGCACCCGCTCTTTGGGGAGCCCAGGAAGCTCATCACCAGAGATCTGGTGCAGGAAAAGTACCTGGAGTACCGCCAGGTGCCCAACAGTGATCCTCCTCGCTATGAGTTCCTGTGGGGTCCGAGGGCCCACGCTGAAACCAGCAAGATGAAGGTCCTAGAGTTTTTGGCCAAAGCCAGCGATACTGTCCCCAGTGCCTTCCAGGCCCATTATGAGGAGGCTCTGCGAGACGAGGAAGAGAGAGCCCAGGCCAGAGCTGCGGCCACAGCTGCCGCCGGGGCCTCGTCCAGCAGCACTTCTCAGCCCTAG